A stretch of Candidatus Hydrogenedens sp. DNA encodes these proteins:
- the gltA gene encoding NADPH-dependent glutamate synthase has translation MPEQAPQDRAHNFDEVPYGYTPELAMAEASRCLDCKKPGCVEGCPVHIDIPGFIRLIREGKFIEAAQHIKKQNALPAVCGRVCPQEEQCESRCILAVKGESVAIGRLERFSADFERASGQIQLPELPPKTGKKVAVVGAGPAGLTVAGDLIKLGHEVTVFEALHEPGGVLMYGIPEFRLPKEIVRAEVEYLKRLGVEFVMDFVVGRNCTIRELFEEEGYHAIFIGTGAGLPSFMGIPGENLVGVYSANEYLTRSNLMKAYLFPKYDTPPIKRNKVAVIGGGNVAMDSARTALRLGGDVTIVYRRAREQMPARAEEIHHAEEEGVKMMLLTNPVRILGDERHRVIGMECIRMELGEPDASGRRRPVPVPGSEFRLDVDTVIIAIGNQPNPLIPQSMPELSTTKHGTLIVDPETMMTSVPGIFAGGDIVSGAATVISAMGQARTAASAIHRYLMNQKST, from the coding sequence ATGCCTGAACAAGCACCACAGGATAGGGCACATAACTTCGACGAAGTTCCTTATGGCTATACACCAGAGTTGGCAATGGCAGAAGCATCTCGTTGCCTTGATTGTAAAAAACCCGGTTGTGTAGAAGGATGTCCAGTTCATATTGATATTCCCGGATTTATACGACTTATCCGTGAAGGTAAATTCATAGAAGCAGCACAGCACATAAAGAAGCAAAATGCCTTGCCCGCTGTCTGTGGACGTGTATGCCCACAGGAAGAACAATGTGAGAGCCGTTGTATTTTAGCGGTAAAGGGCGAATCAGTTGCCATAGGTCGTTTGGAACGGTTTTCAGCAGACTTCGAACGAGCCAGTGGACAAATACAATTGCCAGAATTACCACCTAAAACTGGCAAAAAAGTCGCTGTGGTCGGTGCCGGACCCGCAGGATTAACCGTTGCCGGAGACTTAATCAAATTAGGTCATGAAGTAACAGTATTTGAAGCCTTGCATGAACCCGGTGGTGTGTTGATGTATGGTATCCCAGAATTCCGCTTACCCAAGGAGATAGTCCGAGCAGAGGTCGAATATTTGAAACGATTGGGTGTCGAATTTGTGATGGATTTTGTTGTAGGTCGTAATTGCACAATTCGCGAATTATTCGAAGAAGAAGGTTACCATGCTATCTTTATTGGGACAGGTGCAGGCCTTCCATCATTTATGGGGATTCCTGGTGAAAATTTAGTCGGTGTTTACTCTGCTAACGAATATTTAACCCGCTCAAATCTAATGAAAGCCTATCTCTTCCCAAAATACGATACACCACCAATTAAACGAAACAAGGTAGCTGTAATTGGTGGAGGAAATGTAGCGATGGATTCCGCACGAACAGCATTACGGCTTGGCGGTGATGTGACTATCGTTTACCGCCGTGCACGTGAACAAATGCCAGCTCGTGCTGAGGAAATCCACCATGCAGAGGAAGAAGGCGTAAAAATGATGTTACTAACCAATCCTGTTCGTATTTTGGGTGACGAACGACATCGCGTTATTGGAATGGAGTGTATCCGAATGGAATTAGGTGAACCCGATGCTTCCGGAAGACGTCGTCCTGTACCTGTGCCAGGTTCAGAATTCCGCCTCGATGTGGATACAGTAATTATCGCCATCGGAAACCAGCCTAACCCTCTTATACCTCAATCCATGCCTGAGCTAAGCACAACAAAACACGGAACTCTTATTGTCGACCCCGAAACAATGATGACTTCTGTTCCTGGTATATTTGCTGGTGGCGATATTGTCTCCGGAGCAGCCACAGTTATCAGTGCTATGGGTCAAGCAAGAACTGCCGCATCTGCCATCCATCGCTATTTAATGAATCAAAAATCCACCTAA
- a CDS encoding PASTA domain-containing protein, which yields MTGLIIVLFTIMISGNAWSAILISTVEDLQKIGNDPEYPLNGSYELTQDIDASDTVMWNGGAGFQPIGSGATPFTGTFNGKGYVILNLYINRPTENYVGLFGRTSSSATIQNLGIENSVVFGNDNVGNLVGSNEGRTDTCYSNGYVSGENYVGGLVGVNKNTANKCYSIGTVTGVTNVGGLIGSNSGTITQCYSTSAVIGVSNVGGLVGANTAWNASLRRCYALGPVAGGNNVGGLLGSMSWGWIFETYSAGAVSGESNVGGLIGYRFFLSFVLMSYWDTQASGQSSSSGGNGRTTDQMKQQSTYFLWSFGTVWGIVSGVTYPYFIWQYVVPNVIGMTLEDAEQAIVDANFVLGTVTEQCSFTVPEGQIITQSPFGGQNAAPGSAVNVTVSTGPCPTGTVPNVVGMSQPSAENEIISAGLTVGIITTQCSNTVPAGYVISQDPIGGEHVPPETPVNLVVSTGPCPIPVPDVVGMTEEDADVTLVSAGLFLGTVTEECSNTVPAGRIISQNPPAGAQVPPGS from the coding sequence ATGACAGGACTAATTATAGTTTTGTTTACTATAATGATTTCTGGTAACGCATGGTCTGCCATTTTAATCAGCACAGTTGAAGACTTGCAGAAGATAGGGAATGACCCTGAGTATCCGTTGAATGGGTCCTATGAATTGACTCAGGATATTGATGCAAGTGACACTGTGATGTGGAATGGTGGGGCTGGATTTCAGCCAATAGGTTCAGGTGCAACACCATTTACAGGAACATTTAATGGGAAAGGATATGTAATTTTAAACTTGTATATTAATCGTCCTACGGAGAACTATGTTGGTCTATTTGGTAGAACAAGCAGTAGTGCTACTATTCAGAATTTGGGAATAGAAAACAGCGTCGTTTTTGGTAATGATAATGTTGGGAATCTTGTTGGTTCTAATGAAGGCAGAACCGATACATGTTATTCAAATGGCTATGTTTCAGGAGAAAATTATGTAGGCGGACTTGTTGGAGTTAATAAAAATACTGCAAATAAATGTTATTCTATCGGAACAGTAACAGGTGTTACCAATGTGGGCGGTTTGATTGGAAGTAATTCGGGAACTATAACCCAATGTTATTCTACAAGTGCTGTGATTGGTGTATCTAACGTCGGCGGACTTGTAGGAGCAAACACGGCTTGGAACGCTTCTTTACGTAGGTGCTATGCATTAGGACCAGTAGCAGGTGGAAATAATGTTGGCGGTTTATTAGGTAGCATGTCCTGGGGATGGATATTTGAAACATATTCCGCAGGTGCTGTTAGTGGCGAGTCTAATGTGGGAGGTCTCATTGGCTATCGTTTCTTCCTTTCCTTTGTACTAATGAGCTATTGGGATACCCAGGCTTCAGGTCAATCGTCATCAAGCGGTGGTAATGGTAGAACAACAGACCAAATGAAACAGCAGTCCACATATTTCTTATGGTCTTTTGGAACAGTATGGGGAATTGTGTCTGGTGTAACGTATCCGTACTTTATCTGGCAATATGTTGTGCCTAATGTTATCGGGATGACATTAGAAGATGCAGAACAGGCTATTGTAGATGCGAATTTCGTATTAGGTACAGTAACTGAACAATGCAGTTTTACTGTCCCTGAAGGGCAAATTATCACTCAATCACCATTCGGTGGGCAGAATGCAGCACCAGGTAGTGCTGTTAATGTTACAGTATCTACAGGACCATGCCCAACGGGTACTGTGCCTAATGTTGTGGGTATGTCTCAACCATCTGCCGAAAATGAAATCATTTCCGCAGGTCTTACAGTGGGCATAATTACAACCCAATGCAGTAATACGGTTCCAGCAGGGTACGTTATCAGTCAGGACCCAATAGGAGGTGAACATGTTCCTCCGGAAACACCGGTCAATCTGGTTGTCTCTACAGGACCATGTCCTATTCCCGTACCTGATGTGGTCGGCATGACAGAAGAAGATGCAGATGTTACCTTAGTTTCAGCAGGATTATTTTTAGGAACTGTCACAGAAGAATGTAGCAATACGGTTCCAGCAGGTAGAATTATTAGCCAGAATCCACCAGCAGGTGCACAAGTTCCGCCCGGAAGTTA
- a CDS encoding DUF6259 domain-containing protein: MKLYRNTYILFLVVNLLLITRIHAQELIINSGKTQWVFENRHGLLTEWRYIGQPKHTFVFSPPCPIWEIVGTPSNISPNDEVSFSFAEDDNSYTLKWNGIVKNVANQSIPYEVVILCKPIAFDSLEVSFRCSIPEYFIKEIIFPKVTHVTMDKSTHLVIPYWMGEIYDSDAYPDVKTGFVGNRTWEYPGVLSMQWIGLYNTAQHGMMLWIKDWQQNFKQAHIAGDGNKGCLEWKHLISSPITDYSLPYFVCLSSICGNWFDMALLYRDWARKQSWSVQSGKARGQTAPWVEQTALWIWNRMESDKVLVPAIDMAERLHLPVSVLWHWWHGCAYDTGFPEYLPPREGQEKFITSVQDAHHKGIHTLIYVNQRLWGMQTNSWKEKQAEQFAVLGNDGKLHPEVYNIFNKAPCVTMCMGTEFWRETLLKVMLSTWHDTPIDGYYLDQACSSLPCFATNHGHVPGGKNFWIQGFQHLVARLRENCQSTNSIYREKTDKVVLAGEGCGEAWLPFLDLFLSLQVSKDRYAGNDGWRAMPLFQAVYHPIAIQFGNYASLTEPPYDTLWPQEFAPKEPLKLLDTRWNTQFCYEQACAWAWGQQPMIANYKKELWTQRKDVLEFAIKLAKLHHQFREVFLNGEMLKPLTEHSSDTWEEICLSVYAYRKEGGKSFLRRGSLLITMPWYSSEGKVILAVANADRIARELKFTTSTKDWELGNDGIIIKHTVSDNFQIGTFNDGHIRFQQEIPSLDANLFEFKGVERN; encoded by the coding sequence ATGAAATTATATCGCAATACATACATTCTGTTTTTAGTTGTGAACCTGCTCCTTATCACTCGTATTCATGCACAAGAGCTTATTATAAATAGTGGTAAGACACAATGGGTATTTGAAAATCGACATGGTTTACTTACAGAATGGCGGTATATAGGTCAGCCGAAGCATACGTTTGTGTTTTCGCCTCCATGCCCAATATGGGAAATAGTAGGAACTCCATCGAATATCTCGCCTAATGATGAGGTTTCTTTCTCATTTGCGGAAGATGACAATAGTTATACTTTAAAATGGAATGGGATTGTAAAAAATGTTGCAAATCAGAGTATACCTTATGAAGTGGTTATTCTCTGCAAACCTATTGCTTTTGATTCGTTAGAAGTGTCTTTTCGCTGTTCTATTCCAGAATATTTTATAAAGGAGATTATATTCCCCAAAGTAACTCATGTGACTATGGATAAATCAACACATCTTGTTATCCCCTATTGGATGGGCGAGATTTATGATAGTGATGCTTATCCTGACGTAAAAACTGGTTTCGTCGGGAATCGCACGTGGGAATACCCTGGGGTTTTGTCTATGCAATGGATAGGTCTTTATAATACCGCACAACACGGAATGATGTTATGGATAAAGGACTGGCAACAAAATTTTAAGCAAGCCCACATTGCTGGAGATGGAAATAAAGGATGTCTGGAATGGAAACATCTCATTTCTTCTCCTATCACCGATTATTCCCTACCTTATTTTGTTTGCTTATCATCAATTTGTGGAAACTGGTTTGATATGGCATTACTTTACCGTGACTGGGCAAGAAAACAATCATGGTCGGTACAGAGCGGTAAAGCAAGGGGACAAACTGCACCGTGGGTTGAGCAGACAGCATTATGGATATGGAACCGTATGGAATCGGACAAAGTTCTTGTCCCAGCAATTGACATGGCTGAACGATTGCATCTTCCTGTCTCTGTGCTTTGGCATTGGTGGCATGGCTGTGCGTATGACACAGGTTTCCCAGAATATTTACCACCCAGAGAAGGACAAGAAAAATTTATAACATCTGTCCAGGATGCCCATCATAAGGGCATACATACCTTAATATATGTTAACCAAAGGCTTTGGGGTATGCAAACCAATTCATGGAAAGAGAAACAGGCGGAACAATTTGCTGTTCTTGGTAATGATGGAAAATTACATCCGGAAGTCTATAATATTTTTAATAAAGCCCCTTGTGTCACTATGTGTATGGGGACAGAATTTTGGAGGGAAACTTTATTAAAGGTTATGCTGTCGACATGGCATGATACACCTATTGACGGATATTATTTAGACCAGGCATGTAGTTCTCTCCCATGTTTTGCCACCAACCATGGTCATGTTCCTGGGGGTAAAAATTTCTGGATTCAGGGTTTTCAACACTTGGTAGCCCGCCTACGAGAAAATTGTCAGTCAACTAATTCTATATACAGAGAAAAGACTGACAAAGTCGTTCTTGCAGGTGAAGGATGCGGTGAAGCATGGTTACCTTTCCTTGATTTATTTCTTAGCTTACAGGTTAGTAAAGACCGATATGCTGGTAATGATGGCTGGCGTGCTATGCCTTTATTTCAGGCGGTTTATCATCCCATTGCTATTCAATTTGGCAATTACGCTTCTCTAACAGAACCGCCTTATGATACGCTCTGGCCTCAGGAGTTTGCCCCAAAAGAACCGTTGAAATTGTTAGACACACGATGGAATACCCAATTCTGTTATGAACAAGCATGTGCGTGGGCTTGGGGACAACAACCTATGATTGCTAATTATAAAAAAGAACTTTGGACCCAACGAAAGGACGTTTTAGAATTCGCCATAAAATTGGCGAAGCTACATCATCAATTCCGTGAGGTATTCTTGAATGGAGAGATGCTTAAACCTTTAACGGAACATTCATCTGACACATGGGAAGAAATATGTTTGTCTGTATATGCATATCGCAAAGAAGGTGGAAAATCATTCCTACGCCGTGGAAGTCTACTAATAACCATGCCTTGGTACTCATCAGAAGGGAAAGTCATATTAGCCGTGGCAAATGCAGACAGAATAGCGAGGGAATTAAAATTCACAACATCTACAAAGGACTGGGAACTTGGCAATGATGGTATTATTATAAAACATACTGTTTCTGATAATTTTCAAATAGGCACTTTTAACGATGGTCACATCCGATTTCAACAAGAGATTCCTTCCCTCGATGCTAACCTATTCGAATTCAAAGGAGTGGAAAGAAACTGA
- a CDS encoding SDR family oxidoreductase — translation MEFLKGKVAIVTGAGRGIGRAIALTLADAGISVAILSRTESEVQETAKQILAKGGNVLPIVADVTESEQIRQCVNSVIQQWGRIHILVNNAGFARFKPFIELTLDEWNQTLNVNLTGTFIVTKAVVPHMIEHKEGIIINISSVSGLRPIPNQSAYCASKHGVNGLTTTLAMELKPYNIRVHAICPGGVLTRLSEENMPERDKSDWMLPEDVAHTVMYFLTQHPRATTDIIYLRRYGSVPLGG, via the coding sequence ATGGAATTTCTAAAGGGTAAAGTTGCTATTGTTACTGGTGCAGGTAGAGGTATCGGAAGAGCAATTGCACTTACGTTAGCCGATGCTGGCATCTCAGTTGCTATTCTTTCGCGAACTGAATCCGAAGTTCAGGAGACTGCAAAACAGATTCTGGCAAAAGGAGGGAACGTATTACCAATTGTGGCAGATGTCACAGAATCGGAGCAGATTCGTCAGTGTGTCAATTCAGTTATCCAACAATGGGGTCGCATTCATATTTTGGTTAATAATGCAGGTTTTGCACGATTTAAACCTTTTATCGAGTTAACACTCGATGAATGGAATCAAACATTAAACGTAAATCTAACAGGAACATTTATTGTAACAAAGGCAGTGGTACCCCACATGATAGAACACAAAGAAGGTATTATCATTAACATTTCCAGCGTGTCAGGATTACGGCCTATTCCAAATCAGTCAGCATATTGTGCTTCTAAACATGGAGTAAATGGTTTAACTACGACACTTGCGATGGAATTAAAGCCTTATAATATCCGTGTTCATGCCATCTGTCCAGGTGGGGTTCTTACGCGATTAAGTGAAGAAAATATGCCAGAACGTGATAAAAGTGACTGGATGCTTCCAGAGGATGTCGCTCATACCGTTATGTATTTCTTAACCCAACACCCCAGAGCCACAACAGATATAATTTATTTGCGACGTTATGGTAGTGTACCATTAGGTGGATGA